The Myroides phaeus DNA segment ATATCACTTGCTGGGTAAACTTCAGGTTTACTACTTTGTACTTATTTTGTTCAATATCTTCATTTACCATATACTGCACAAAAGCTTTATAATTCTTCAATTTTTTTTCTTTCTCATCAAATCCCCCAAACTGAATATCGAAATTATTTGTTCGACTCATCAACTTAAGTGACCTATCTGATTCTACAATAATCCCCGTAATGTCCTTTCTTAAAAATTCGTCTTCGTTTATCAATTCCAACATCTCTTTAAGGTCTTTTTCATTACTCTGGTTTACTTTTCCTTGCACCATAGGAACTCGATCCGAATAATGAATTGACAAAGGCATTCTCTGTCCATATTCATCTAAGTAATAGTTTTTAGAATCTTCAATGATTCTACCTATCGCTTTCTTTTGCCAAACATCAACAAATAACCTTCCATCAACTGTTAAATATACATCAGCATCCTTGATCAAGTCATTATTTAGCACCCCTTTTTCCAGATTATTCAAATCTAAAACAGTTCTATTTATCTCGGAAATTTTTGGAAAATTATTTTTAACCAAATCGCGAACTTCTGTAGCTGTAACAAAATGTTCTTCTCCTCCCTTAAATAAAACCTCAATGTCCGTAATCACACGAGAATCATTGCGTTTATTCGTGAATGAATATATAAATAATAAGACTAAACACAATAACAATATGCGAATATCTGACCATTTAATATTTTTTACCCACTTTTTCACTATAAACTAATCTTAATTTTCTAATTCTCTCTTTATTTCACTAACCATCTCACCAATA contains these protein-coding regions:
- a CDS encoding cell division protein FtsQ/DivIB, producing MKKWVKNIKWSDIRILLLCLVLLFIYSFTNKRNDSRVITDIEVLFKGGEEHFVTATEVRDLVKNNFPKISEINRTVLDLNNLEKGVLNNDLIKDADVYLTVDGRLFVDVWQKKAIGRIIEDSKNYYLDEYGQRMPLSIHYSDRVPMVQGKVNQSNEKDLKEMLELINEDEFLRKDITGIIVESDRSLKLMSRTNNFDIQFGGFDEKEKKLKNYKAFVQYMVNEDIEQNKYKVVNLKFTQQVICTK